One segment of Erigeron canadensis isolate Cc75 chromosome 2, C_canadensis_v1, whole genome shotgun sequence DNA contains the following:
- the LOC122587916 gene encoding PX domain-containing protein EREX-like, translating to MSMYGYDVSIYDYGFSNQAISNSLRGHTINYDDDELYFRRPPPLRHSPPVTPPTNHRHDGTSPLPLGMDWSLPPRVWEGRNSVWPHDSNKGWRYCVTVPSWTIASSTSGSDAVFFRVQVGVQSPEGITSTQEVLRRFNEFWKLYSDLRTEFPKKYLPLPPPKSLMKMRSNTLLEERRCALEGWLEKLLSDIDVSRTALVAMFLELEAAARKSCSELTPDDRVTNLVPSDQLPCNSANSLLSSSSSISSDIDGSSGSKKATTVEQNEILQKELDNAKEQIETLRKSKSDVKLLVKEVKSLRKSNLELKHELTKCLEEKTQLENEKQQWEAGDSTKVALLHECEHLCNRLRECSVNFILDEEDKLMADTSLSDAIDLLETSDSQISSLLAEVQFLGQDDETATGPANQADNSDIFISRDGDLRTLLSDILTENAMLRKQVNSVIRQALTKPGDTPKDEAGDDPIM from the exons ATGAGTATGTACGGATATGATGTATCTATATACGATTACGGTTTTTCCAATCAGGCAATCTCCAATTCCCTTCGCGGTCATACCATCAATTATGACGATGATGAGCTTTACTTTAGAAGACCGCCGCCTTTACGCCACTCACCTCCGGTCACTCCGCCGACCAACCACCGCCACGACGGCACCTCGCCTCTCCCTCTAGGAATGGACTGGAGTCTCCCGCCACGTGTCTGG GAAGGAAGAAATTCTGTTTGGCCACATGATTCGAATAAGGGATGGAGATACTGTGTCACAGTTCCTTCTTGGACTATCGCATCGTCTACAAGTGGTTCAGATGCTGTG TTTTTCAGAGTTCAGGTTGGTGTGCAGTCACCAGAAGGAATCACGTCAACTCAAGAAGTACTAAGAAGATTTAATGAGTTCTGGAAGCTATATTCTGAT CTCAGAACGGAATTCCCTAAGAAATATTTGCCTCTTCCTCCTCCAAAGAGTCTTATGAAAATGAGAAGCAACACACTTTTGGAAGAG CGAAGGTGTGCTTTGGAGGGCTGGCTGGAGAAGCTATTATCTGATATTGATGTGTCGAGAACTGCTCTGGTGGCAATGTTTTTGGAACTAGAAGCGGCTGCAAGAAAAT CATGTTCTGAGTTGACTCCGGATGACAGAGTGACAAACCTTGTTCCATCAGATCAGCTTCCTTGCAATTCAGCGAATTCACTACTTAGTAGCAGTTCGTCCATTTCTTCGGATATTGACGGTTCATCAGGATCAAAGAAAGCAACCACAGTCGAGCAGAATGAAATACTACAGAAAGAGTTGGATAATGCTAAGGAGCAGATTGAGACTTTAAGGAAATCAAAATCAGACGTTAAACTTCTTGTTAAGGAGGTCAAGTCTCTTAGAAAATCTAATCTAGAACTGAAGCATGAGCTTACCAAATGTTTGGAAGAAAAAACTCAATTAGAG AATGAGAAACAACAATGGGAAGCCGGGGATTCCACTAAAGTAGCACTGTTGCATGAATGTGAACATCTTTGCAACCGGCTACGAGAGTGTAGTGTTAACTTCATTTTGGATGAAGAAGATAAACTGATGGCGGATACTTCTTTGTCAGATGCCATTGATCTGTTGGAAACATCTGATAGCCAAATTAGTTCTCTGCTTGCCGAg GTGCAGTTCCTTGGTCAAGATGATGAAACCGCTACTGGACCTGCTAATCAAGCTGACAATAGCGACATTTTCATAAGTAGAGATGGCGACTTGAGGACCCTCTTGAGTGATATTTTAACTGAGAATGCAATGTTGAGAAAACAAGTGAACTCTGTCATCCGTCAGGCACTAACTAAACCTGGTGATACTCCAAAAGATGAGGCCGGAGATGATCCCATAATGTAA
- the LOC122586941 gene encoding signal recognition particle 54 kDa protein 2 produces the protein MVLAELGGSISRALQQMSNATIIDEKVLNDCLNEITRALLQSDVQFKLVRDMQTNIKNIVNLDDLAAGHNKRKIIQQAIFNELCKMLDPGKPSFTPKKGKTSVVMFVGLQGSGKTTTCTKYAYYHQKKGWKPALVCADTFRAGAFDQLKQNATKAKIPFYGSYMELDPAKIAMEGVERFKKENCDLIIVDTSGRHKQEVALFEEMRQVAEATKPDLVIFVMDSSIGQAAFDQAQAFKQSVAVGAVIVTKMDGHAKGGGALSAVAATKSPVIFIGTGEHMDEFEVFDVKPFVSRLLGMGDWSGFMDKIHEVVPMDQQPELLQKLSEGNFTLRIMYEQFHNILKMGPIGQVFSMLPGFSSELMPKGQEKESQAKIKRYMTMMDSMTDDELDSTNPKIMNESRIMRIARGSGRQVREVMDMLEEYKRLAKIWSKMKGLKIPKKGDMSALSRNMNAQHMSKVLPPQMLKQIGGMGGLQNLMKQMGSNKDMMGMFGGGDK, from the exons ATGGTGTTGGCGGAATTAGGAGGGAGCATATCACGTGCACTGCAGCAGATGAGCAATGCAACAATCATAGATGAGAAAGTCTTGAATGATTGTTTGAATGAAATCACACGCGCTCTTCTTCAGTCTGATGTCCAGTTTAAGCTTGTTCGCGATATGCAGACCAACATCAAGAACATTGTCAATCTCGATGATCTTGCTGCTGGTCATAACAAGCGTAAAATCATCCAACAA gcTATATTTAATGAGCTCTGCAAGATGTTGGATCCTGGAAAGCCTTCTTTCACACCCAAGAAAGGCAAAACAAGTGTCGTCATGTTTGTTGGTCTACAAG GTTCTGGAAAAACGACAACTTGTACGAAATATGCATATTACCACCAGAAGAAGGGATGGAAACCAGCTTTGGTATGTGCAGATACGTTCAGGGCTGGTGCTTTTGATCAGCTGAAACAGAATGCAACAAAAGCGAAAATTCCTTTTTATGGAAG CTATATGGAGTTAGACCCCGCGAAAATTGCTATGGAAGGTGTTGAGaggtttaaaaaggaaaactgTGATCTTATTATTGTTGATACTAGTGGTCGACATAAGCAGGAAGTGGCGCTCTTTGAGGAGATGCGTCAAGTTGCTGAAGCAACG AAACCGGACCTTGTTATCTTTGTCATGGATAGCAGTATTGGTCAAGCTGCATTTGATCAAGCTCAAGCTTTTAAGCAAAGCGTTGCTGTTGGAGCTGTAATAGTGACTAAAATGGATGGCCATGCAAAGGGAGGTGGTGCTCTTAGTGC AGTTGCAGCAACAAAAAGTCCGGTCATTTTTATTGGTACTGGAGAACATATGGATGAATTTGAGGTTTTTGATGTTAAACCTTTTGTCAGCCGCCTTTTAG GAATGGGTGATTGGTCTGGATTCATGGACAAGATTCATGAAGTGGTTCCTATGGATCAGCAGCCTGAGCTTCTGCAAAAGCTCTCTGAGGGAAATTTCACATTGAGAATTATGTATGAGCAATTTCATAATATACTCAAGATGGGTCCTATCGGTCAG GTTTTCTCCATGCTTCCTGGATTTAGTTCTGAATTAATGCCAAAGGGCCAAGAAAAAGAAAGCCAAGCAAAGATTAAACGCTACATGACGATGATGGACTCAATGACTGATGACG AGTTGGATAGCACGAACCCAAAGATAATGAATGAGTCAAGAATCATGAGGATAGCAAGGGGATCTGGTCGTCAAGTGAGGGAAGTGATGGATATGCTGGAAGAGTATAAACGGCTTGCCAAGATCTGGAGCAAGATGAAAGGCCTTAAGATCCCCAAGAAAGGAGATATGAGTGCCTTGTCTAGAAATATGAATGCACAACACATGAGTAAAGTCCTTCCACCTCAAATGCTGAAGCAAATCGGCGGCATGGGTGGCTTACAAAATTTGATGAAACAAATGGGTTCAAATAAGGACATGATGGGCATGTTTGGAGGTGGTGATAAGTAG
- the LOC122588787 gene encoding uncharacterized protein LOC122588787, whose product MSAAIVCGKRSFFDDTSPTSSSPVSKKLRCSPVRRPAVDHLRSLFPNLDKQVLEKALDDNGNDLDFAIKSLKQLCFTNVDGNSGSVTFSNAATSEEDATLKNSSAHANSPRSGAQWVDLFVAEIMSATSVDDARSRAMRMLEELEKSIRVTSGADAVQSLHKEYVALKEQTEVFQRENTILKRAVAIQHERQKDYDDSTREVQHLKQLVSMYQEQLRTLEVNNYALTMHLKQAQESSSMPGRFHPDVF is encoded by the exons atgtCTGCTGCGATTGTGTGTGGGAAAAGATCCTTCTTTGATGACACCTCACCCACCTCCTCTTCTCCTGTTTCCAAGAAGCTTCGTTGTTCTCCGGTCCGGCGACCCGCCGTCGATCACCTTCGTTCTCTCTTCCCTAATTTGGATAAAcag GTTCTGGAAAAAGCGTTAGACGATAACGGAAATGATTTAGATTTCGCTATCAAGAGTCTTAAACAACTATGCTTTACAAATGTCGATGGGAATTCTGGTTCTGTCACGTTCTCCAATGCAG CAACCAGTGAAGAAGACGCAACTTTGAAGAATTCATCAGCTCATGCCAACTCTCCAAGAAGTGGTGCACAATGGGTTGATTTGTTTGTCGCAGAGATCATGAGTGCTACCAGTGTTGATGATGCCAGATCACGTGCAATGAGAATGCTCGAGGAGTTGGAGAAATCCATAAGAGTGACTTCTGGCGCTGACGCTGTGCAAAGCCTTCATAAG GAATATGTGGCGCTGAAGGAACAAACTGAGGTTTTTCAACGAGAGAATACAATACTAAAACGTGCCGTGGCTATCCAGCATGAACGCCAAAAAGATTACGATGATAGCACACGAGAGGTGCAACACTTAAAGCAGTTAGTATCAATGTATCAAGAACAGCTGAGGACTCTTGAG GTGAACAACTATGCATTGACAATGCATTTAAAGCAAGCTCAAGAAAGCAGCTCAATGCCTGGACGATTTCACCCAGATGTCTTCTAA
- the LOC122586985 gene encoding adenine phosphoribosyltransferase 5-like, which translates to MFAEENGLHGDPRIKAISDAIRVVPHFPKPGIMFQDITTLLLDQKAFKYTVDIFVDRYKDKQISVVAGVEARGFIFGPPIALAIGAKFVPLRKPRKLPGEVISESYVLEYGTDCLEMHVGAVQPGETVLIVDDLVATGGTLSAAIRLLERVGAEVVECACVIGLPLVKGNWRLNGIPLYVLVEPRLDDMEEETL; encoded by the exons atgttTGCAGAAGAAAATGGTTTACATGGAGACCCAAGAATTAAGGCCATATCAGATGCCATAAGAGTTGTTCCCCACTTCCCTAAACCAG GGATAATGTTTCAAGACATAACAACACTGTTGTTGGATCAAAAGGCGTTCAAGTACACTGTTGATATCTTTGTTGATCGTTATAAAGACAAGCAAATTTCTGTTGTTGCTG GAGTTGAAGCAAGAGGATTCATATTTGGTCCGCCTATCGCATTGGCTATTGGTGCCAAATTTGTCCCCCTCCGCAAACCAAGAAAGTTGCCAG GAGAAGTTATATCTGAATCATATGTGCTGGAATATGGTACAGACTGTCTAGAGATGCATGTTGGGGCAGTACAACCTGGGGAGACCGTGTTGATTGTAGATGATCTAGTGGCTACAGGAGGAACCCTCTCTGCAGCCATAAGGCTTTTAG AACGTGTTGGAGCTGAGGTTGTGGAATGTGCCTGTGTCATTGGGTTGCCACTGGTGAAG GGCAATTGGAGGCTAAATGGCATACCACTTTACGTTCTTGTGGAGCCTCGCCTGGATGACATG GAAGAAGAAACCTTATGA